The Calothrix sp. PCC 7507 DNA segment CTCATCTTGAAAGTGATAGCGGTAATCGATATATGTAATCTGATTATCTACAATAACAAATGCTTCACTGACTGCCAGTAAATATCTGAGAGCGAAACGTATCCTAATGCGGAGATTAGCTCTTTCTGTCGTTAAAATAACTGCACTATATTCCTCAATGTATGTGTTAGAGCAGTTGACTAAAAGTTGCTCAATTTCATCTAAATAGGCTTGGATAACTTTACGCGACATCTGGTGAGTTTGCTTTTTATCTCTTGGTGTAGAGCTAGATAATGCTGGTAGTTTCCTGCCCATTCTACAAACACTTCATCGTCAGAAGTTTCTCCTTGGGTATATTTTGCAAAAAATTCTTCTGAATTCATTTGGTACTTTATTTCATAGGTATTTAACTGTTTGGTAAGGGCAATCAACGCATCTAGTGGAGACGTATATTCGATGATTTGTTTACGCATTGATTTCTCCATTAAACTTCATGTTTTAACTGGTCAGGTAAATTCAGAGCATACACTGTCATTTTCAGGTTTTCAGTTTTTAGTTTCTGGCTCTAAAAACATGATATGTAATTTTTGACGAAATGCGCGATGGCGTAACCGCCCTTTCCGGTGGCGTAGTTCACCCGCGAAGCGATCGCTATGCTCTTGTTGCGGGATAAACAGCCCGTGGAATTATAACTTGAAGTCCAAATAAATACTGAATATAATGTATTTTAATTAACAAAATGTTTAGTAACTGAATGAGCCAGTTTACATTCCTCCAAGCTGAATTCCCCGCAGTTTACGAATCCGCAAATAAAGCTTTTAGTGCAGTATATCCCGACCCCCGTACCGCCTGCTTTTATGCCCGTCGTGCCTTGGAGCTAACCGTAAACTGGTTGTATCAATATGATAATTCCCTAGAACTGCCCTATCATGACAACTTGAGCGCCCTGATTCATGAACCTACCTTTAAAACTTTGGTAGGCGAGGCAGTATTTAACAAAACACGGGTCATTATCAAACTGGGTAATCAAGCAGTCCACAGCGCCAAACCCGTCCCTGTCAACGATGCGATAAATGCAGTACGGGAATTGTTTCACATTGCGTACTGGTTAACACACACCTACGGACGCAGCAGCAAACCAGAACCGGGGCTGACCTTCAAACCGGAAGCACTGCCCAAAATCACCGGTTCGGCTTCGCTCACCGACCGTAGTCAAGAGGTCAGTGAGCGAAGTCGAACTGAACTTCAGAAACTGGAAACCCAACTGCGGGAGCGCGATGAAAAACTCTCCACACTTCTCGCTGACAAAAACGCACTGGATGAAGAATTAAAGCGATTACGGGCAGAGATAGCAGCAGCCAAGAAAGCCAGCACCACCCAGCCAGATACTCACGACTATTCTGAAGCACAAACCCGCGATATCTTCATCGACCTGTTGCTGAAAGAAGCAGGGTGGATGCTCGATCAACCCCGCGATCGCGAGTTTGAAGTTACAGGGATGCCCAACGCATCGGGTAAAGGTTTTGTAGACTACGTACTCTGGGGCGACGATGGTAAACCCCTGGGGATTGTGGAAGCCAAGCGTACCCGAAACGACCCCCGCATTGGGCAGCAACAAGCTAAACTATATGCCGATTGTCTAGAAAAACAATTTGGTCAGCGTCCCATCATCTTCTACTCCAACGGTTACGAGCATTGGCTGTGGGATAATACCAATTACCCACCGCGACAGGTGCAGGGATTTTACAAAAAAACCGAGTTGGAATTGTTTGTACAGCGTCGGACTACCCGCAAGTCTTTAGCAGAAGCCACTATTAAGCCTAGTATTGCCGAACGCTATTATCAAACTCGTGGTATCCGTCGCATTACCGAAGCCTTCGAGACTGATAAAGACCGCAAAGCCTTAATAGTCATGGCGACAGGTGCAGGTAAAACTAGAACAGCGATCGCCTTAGTAGAGATGCTGATGCGTTGTAACTGGGTCAAACGCGCACTGTTTCTAGCCGACCGTGTAGCCCTGGTGAATCAGGCAATCAATGTATTTAAGAAACACCTCCCCGATGCTGCACCAGTGAACTTGGTGACAGAGAAGGATACCGAAGGACGAGTGTTTGCTTGCACCTATCCCAGCATGATGGGGCTGATTGATGATACCCGCGACGGTCAGCGTCGTTTTGGCGTAGGGCATTTTGACCTGATTATCATTGATGAAGCCCATCGCTCGGTCTTCCAGAAATACCGCACCATTTTCAACTACTTTGATTCTCTCCTGCTGGGACCGACCGCCACGCCCAAGGATGAAATAGACCGCAACACCTACGGATTGTTTGACTTAGAAAACGGCGTACCTACTGATGCTTACCAGCTAGAAGATGCCGTAAGTGATGGCTTTCTCGTACCACCCAAAGCTGTATCAGTACCCCTGAAGTTTCAACGCCAGGGGATTAATTATAATGAACTTTCTGAAGCAGAAAGGGAAGAATGGGACGCTCTGGAATGGGATGACGAAGGCAACGCACCGGAGCGCGTGGAAGCAGAAGCAGTCAACAAGTGGCTATTCAATCAAGATACTGTAGACAAGGTACTAGCGCATTTGATGACCAGGGGGTTGAAAGTTGCTGGTGGCGATCGCCTGGGGAAAACTATTATCTTTGCTAAGAATCAAGACCATGCTAATTTTATTGCTGACCGCTTCAATATCAATTACCCACATTTTAAAGGTGAGTTTGCCCGTGTTATTACGTTCCAAACCAAATACGCCCAAACCCTAATTGATAACTTTTCCAACAAGGATAAAGAACCCCATATTGCTATCTCGGTGGATATGCTCGATACTGGGATTGATGTACCAGAAGTAGTCAATCTGGTGCTGTTCAAACTTGTACGCTCAAAAACCAAGTTCTGGCAGATGGTAGGACGGGAAACCCGTCGCTGTCCCGATTTATTTGGTTTAGGACAAGATAAGCAATTTTTCTACCTGTTCGACTATTGCCAAAACCTGGAATTTTTCCAGCATAATCCAGAGGCGACTGATGCCCCAATAGGTAAATCCTTGGGCAAGCAGTTGTTTACTGCACGATTAGAGTTAATCACAGAGCTAGATAATATCTCACCTCGACTTCGCTCGGTGAGCGAAGCCGAACCGAGCAGGCTCCAAGAATCTCCAGGTTCCTCCTCTGAACCAAAGACCGATGCAGAATTGCGCCTCCAAGTGGCTAATCTACTCCACACTGAAGTTGCAGCTATGAATAGCGAAAACTTCGTAGTCCGCCCTAAGCGACGACTGGTAGAGAAATATGCTAGTTCTCAAGCATGGATATCGCTATCAGATCAAGATTTTACCACACTGAGCCAAGAAGTAGCTGGTTTGCCCTCCCAATTGGAAGCGGAAGCAGAAGAGATAAAGCGGTTTGATATCTTGGTGCTGAAGTTGCAATTAGCAATTTTGCGATCGCAGCAGCCTACTCTTGAGCGTTTGCGAGAACAGGTGAAGTCACTTGCCTCTTTGCTAGAGGAGAAATCCGCTATCCCATTAGTACGGGAGCAGTTGCCTTTGATCCAGGATGCACAAACCGATGAGTGGTGGCAGGACGTGACATTGCCCATGCTGGAGGTACTACGCAAACGCCTGCGGGGACTAGTAAAGCTGATTGAGAAACAGAAACGCCAACCCATTTATACCAACTTTGAGGATTTGATGGGGGATGAGATAACAGTAGAGTTACCTGGCTTTACATCATCGGATAACTTTGAGAAGTTCCGAGCTAAAGCAAGGGCTTTTTTGCGATCGCATCAGGATCATGTAGTTATTTTCAAACTGCGGACAAACAAGCAACTGACTTCATCCGACCTGTCTGAGCTAGAAACTATACTGGCACAAAGCGGTGTGGGTGCCCAGGAGGATATTGTTCGCGCTAAAGAAGAGTCACAGGGTTTGGGTTTGTTCGTTCGCTCCTTGGTAGGGCTAGATCGTGAGGTAGCCAAACAGGAACTGGCTAGGTTCATATCTGGCAAGAAGCTTAACTCTAATCAGATTGAGTTTGCGAATATGATTGTGGACTACCTAACCGAACATGGCGTAATGGATGCTGCGCTCCTATATGAATCCCCATTTACTGACATTACACCACAGGGGCCAGATGGATTATTTACATCGTCTCAGGTAGACGAATTGGTTTCTCTGCTTGAATCTGTTTATGCGCGGGCAGTAGCCTAGTAAGGAGTGTCAGGGGTGAAATGAGCGATCGCCTACAGCGCGTTGAATGAAAAAATAGTGCAAAAGCTGAAATTTCAGGCTAAAAAAGCATTTAGATTTTTTTATGAAATAATATTTAAAAGTAATTTGGGATAACAAGGGTCAAAAGTCATATTTTTTCTCAATTCCCAATGCCCCATTCCCAATTAAATAGAAACTTGTTCGCCAGAGATGGCTTTAAGTTTAGATGTGAATAAATCGGAGCGATCGCTTTTTTCTGGGGTAAATTGCCCAATACGGCGTTGATGGGTAGCCGGTGGCAGTAGTTTACTCAGTTTATTGGGGATTGTGGAAAGCTGTGAAGCCAAGGAACGAATCCCTGATGGATTTGAGTTTGGTTGTAAACTAGATTCTTCTTGGGGTGTGGCATCAGAAGTTAAAACGCTAGCTGTAGAGGATGTTATGCTTTGTGCTTCTTCGTCAGAGATTTTTTTTTCTTCTCCACTTACTAATTGTAAAGATGTAGTCTTTCTCTCAGCAGATGATGAATTTGCTGTCACTAATTGGGAGTTAGTTTTCTCAAAGGAACTGTTTTTTTTCACAGGGGAGAGAACTGGCGCTGAAAATGAGGTTAAGCTTTCAGGAAAATTGCTACAAATCATCCTTTCAAACTCCATATTGAAATGATAAGTAGGTTGGCCTCGACGCTGCCAAAATGTGAGCAGTTGCTGGACTGAGACTGCTTTATAACGGCCTTGATATAGTGCCTCAATCACGGCTATATGCAGCCAATCATCTGGATAATGGGCTTGCCAACGCTTTATTAATTCACTGGCAGTATACCCACTGAGATCAAAACTATAGTGAATCAATAAGGCTGTTGCTAAGTCAGTAGATGTATCTGGAACTGGTGTGAACATAGGGCTATTAGCTACATGGCAATAGGTTAAGTTTTTCACCCATCGCATCTAGCCTAACGTGCTTTTAGCTATAGGGTTTTTGCCTAAGTTTTGCCAATTTGGAAAGTAGTGTTTTTGATTCTACTTGATCAATTGATTGTCGGCAAAACAATATAGGGTGAATTAATCGCGGGTGTGCGGTTGATAGCAACTAAGGCTTGATAAACCATTGCTGCTACTTCGGCTCGTGTCGCCTCTCGAACTGGTGAAAGTTGCTGGGGATCTGGATAACTGACAACAATTTTTTGTTGTGTAGCCGTGACGATCGCTTTTTTGGCATATTCGGGAATGGTATTGCGATCGCTGTAGGTGAGTAAGCGATCGCTATCAGCTGCTGGTAGAGCCAGCCCATTCACTAAGGAGACAAGTACCTGTAGTCTTTGCACGTTTTGATCTGGGCGGAAAGTACCATCACTAAATCCGCTGACGAAGCCGCCATTAGCCGCGATTTGGATCGCCTTAGCTGCCCAAAAATCCTTGGCGACATCGGTAAATTCAGGTGCTGGGCGTTTGGGAGTGGGGTTTAAAGCTACTGATACTAAAGCTGCATACTGGGCGCGAGTCATGGGTTTGTCTGGCTGGTAGCTACCATCAGCAAAACCACTAGTTAAACCCATACTGATTAATGCCCGAATAAATAATTCTGCCCAGTGTCCCTTTAAGTCGTTGAAGGAGGGGAGATCAGTATCAGGACTAACAATGTAGGGTGAGGCGATCGCTTTTTCTTTACCACTGGCTATTAATGCCTGATAAATCAATGCTGCTACCTCAGCGCGAGTGATATCCCGCATTGGTTCTAGTTGTTCGCTGTCGGGGTAGTTGACAACCAGCAATTTTTGGGTAGCAATAGCCACAGCATTGGTAGCATAACTAGGAATTTGGGCGCGATCGCTATATACAGTTAACACATTCGGATTTCCTCCAGTCAAATTTAAGCCGTTAACAATAGATACAATTGCCTGAATTTTGGTTAAATTTTGTCCTGGGCGAAATGTCCCATCAGGAAAACCACTGATAAAACCCATACTGGCAGCACTCAAGATGGCTGAATTCGCCCAAAAGTCTGATTTAACATCAGTAAAATTACTGGTTTGTCTCTTCACTGGCAACTGAAAAGTTTTGGCAATTATAGCAGCGTACTGGGCGCGAGTAATGGGGGCTTCTGGCCCAAATTTGCCATCAGGAAAACCGCTAATCAAACCTTTGCTCACCAAGGCTTCCACAAAAGCCACCGCCCAATGTCCACCAAGGTCAGGGAAACTAGTACTAACTGATATCCGACTGGGAGTATCTGCTGTAGCCGCCAGAAAATCTACTGCACCCCTAACCAGAGTAGGATTCAATTGATTGCCAATGGAAACTAGCTGTTGTGATGTAACATTTTGTAAATCAAATTGATTATTATCACGAAAAATGTTGTCAGCAGGGTCTTGGATGCTACCGAGGTCAGGAATGGCATTACCATTGACCAATAAACCACCTTCGGTGTTTTTGGTAATGAGATTTTGGCGCAGCACAGGCCGTGCGTCTCGTGAAAGAGCGATCGCTGTTTTGTTTGATGATAGTGTGTTATTGGCGACTAGGGGCGCAGCAAAATCGCTGATAGCGATACCCAAAGCATTTTTTTGAAAAGTATTCCGCAATACTTCCCCTTTGCTATTACGTGCCATTACTAACCCACCGGCAGCATTTTGTACAAACACATTATCTAAAATCGCTGGTTTAGCAGAGCCTGTCGTAAATATACCTTCTCTAGCACAGTTAATAAAAGTATTGTTACTCAAAGTCGGTGCTGTCGATTCAATCCAAACACCAGTACCTTTTGCTGTTGTATTTGTGACAGTTATCCCTCTGAGGCTGGCATCACCAAGCAATAACAGTGTGATGTTTTGTTCGCCAAAGCTGGGACTTTGATATGTGCCACTCCCTAAAATTACAATGCCAGCACCTTTACTGGCTTCGTTACCCACGACAATAACTCCCGCAGGGATTACCAAAGGAAACACCTCACTACTAGGGGGATGATAAGTCCCAACTCCCAACTGAATAATCGTGGATTTTGTGGATGTTTTTAAGGCACGGGTGAGGCTTTTAAAGGGACTCAACCGTGAACCAGTATTGGTATCGTTCCCTGTCACAGGGTTGACATAAATTGTGGTAACGAGGGTAGAGTTCACCATTGACTGTTGACTGGGGATTGGGGACTGGGAGAATAACCTCTTGACTCTTGAGGATAGACTCGCTAAGGTGTTATTTCTTCGGCTAGCGATCGCCAAAATTTGCTAACTCTCATTCAAAGTACCATCTTTGTGTATAAATAGGTACACATTTAGAGTTGATAATCGTTTTAAACTTCCCCAGATAATTTTTTACCACGATACATCAACTGAAGTTCGCCCACTTTAGTTGTAAAGTCCCAGCGTTCATAGAACGGGATCATCTCTGGCAAACAATAAAGAGCAAGTTGTTCAACTGCACTTAACTGAGGATGATTGATCACTACGTCCAATAATTTAGCACCAAGCCCTATTTTTCTGTGGGTAGGCTTGATAATGACATCATAAATGGTGGCCCTATACACAAAGTCTGTGAGGACACGAGTAAAACCGATCAATTGTTCACTCTCATCAACCAAACCAATAGTTATATCTGATGCAGCAAGCATCTTCACAACATCCTGATATTGTCGTTTTTGGCTCCAAAATTCGTTTTTGTATAAATCCACTAATTCTGAAATTTGATTTTCAGTAAGTTGGGTAACAACTCGGTAAGTCATAGACAGTAATTATCTTTTTTGCAGAAAATCATTACAGCAGGAAGTGCTGTAATGAGGTACAGTTTTTTATTCTCAAGCCAGTAGGGGCGGGGTTTTCCCGCCCTCGATTGTATTGCATTCGACCGAGAAGAGGGGTAGATTAGCTTAAACAGCATAAAACCCAACATTCTTGAAATGTTAGGTCTTTCGCCTAGGGAAGAATAAAACCCAATCTACAAAATTTATTGCATATATTTTAAAAATTCTCAAAATATCTCGTCAACAGTTGGGATATTACTCGACCGAAAACGTGATAACTGATTTAAAAAGTAGACTTAGCCAAACTATAAAAATCAAATTTCCTAAGCATCTCCAGAAATGTGAACACCGCCGGAACATGGAGAGCATTAGATAAAACCACAACTCCCATGACTCTCTCTAGTGGTACTGGTAAACTATATACTTGCACTTCTTGGGGAATTGGCACAGCTGCTAGACGGGGAAGAATAGCAGACCTCAATCCCTGATTTACCAGGCTAACAACAGTCGAGTCTTCCTGGATATTACTAGCGGTGTTCATGAAGTGTGCTATTTGCTTGAGATGGTGATGAAGAGGTCGTCCACAGGGTAAGCAAGAAAGTAAAACTGGTGAATATACAGCTATGTCTTCCCAAGTAATTTTTTCACCGCTGATTTTGGCTGTTGGTGGTAGTAAAGCCACATACTCATCCCGCAGAATTTCCCAAACTTCAAATTCATCGCTTGTAGGTAGATAGGTAATGCCAATATCGGCGCGTCCTTCA contains these protein-coding regions:
- the tumE gene encoding toxin TumE, with the protein product MSRKVIQAYLDEIEQLLVNCSNTYIEEYSAVILTTERANLRIRIRFALRYLLAVSEAFVIVDNQITYIDYRYHFQDEQNNLIFRYDSTPHFPNLPSFPHHKHLFDNVIACEKPYIADVLQEVMEFLEYK
- the tumA gene encoding antitoxin TumA, coding for MRKQIIEYTSPLDALIALTKQLNTYEIKYQMNSEEFFAKYTQGETSDDEVFVEWAGNYQHYLALHQEIKSKLTRCRVKLSKPI
- a CDS encoding DEAD/DEAH box helicase family protein; its protein translation is MSQFTFLQAEFPAVYESANKAFSAVYPDPRTACFYARRALELTVNWLYQYDNSLELPYHDNLSALIHEPTFKTLVGEAVFNKTRVIIKLGNQAVHSAKPVPVNDAINAVRELFHIAYWLTHTYGRSSKPEPGLTFKPEALPKITGSASLTDRSQEVSERSRTELQKLETQLRERDEKLSTLLADKNALDEELKRLRAEIAAAKKASTTQPDTHDYSEAQTRDIFIDLLLKEAGWMLDQPRDREFEVTGMPNASGKGFVDYVLWGDDGKPLGIVEAKRTRNDPRIGQQQAKLYADCLEKQFGQRPIIFYSNGYEHWLWDNTNYPPRQVQGFYKKTELELFVQRRTTRKSLAEATIKPSIAERYYQTRGIRRITEAFETDKDRKALIVMATGAGKTRTAIALVEMLMRCNWVKRALFLADRVALVNQAINVFKKHLPDAAPVNLVTEKDTEGRVFACTYPSMMGLIDDTRDGQRRFGVGHFDLIIIDEAHRSVFQKYRTIFNYFDSLLLGPTATPKDEIDRNTYGLFDLENGVPTDAYQLEDAVSDGFLVPPKAVSVPLKFQRQGINYNELSEAEREEWDALEWDDEGNAPERVEAEAVNKWLFNQDTVDKVLAHLMTRGLKVAGGDRLGKTIIFAKNQDHANFIADRFNINYPHFKGEFARVITFQTKYAQTLIDNFSNKDKEPHIAISVDMLDTGIDVPEVVNLVLFKLVRSKTKFWQMVGRETRRCPDLFGLGQDKQFFYLFDYCQNLEFFQHNPEATDAPIGKSLGKQLFTARLELITELDNISPRLRSVSEAEPSRLQESPGSSSEPKTDAELRLQVANLLHTEVAAMNSENFVVRPKRRLVEKYASSQAWISLSDQDFTTLSQEVAGLPSQLEAEAEEIKRFDILVLKLQLAILRSQQPTLERLREQVKSLASLLEEKSAIPLVREQLPLIQDAQTDEWWQDVTLPMLEVLRKRLRGLVKLIEKQKRQPIYTNFEDLMGDEITVELPGFTSSDNFEKFRAKARAFLRSHQDHVVIFKLRTNKQLTSSDLSELETILAQSGVGAQEDIVRAKEESQGLGLFVRSLVGLDREVAKQELARFISGKKLNSNQIEFANMIVDYLTEHGVMDAALLYESPFTDITPQGPDGLFTSSQVDELVSLLESVYARAVA
- a CDS encoding S-layer homology domain-containing protein, with the translated sequence MVNSTLVTTIYVNPVTGNDTNTGSRLSPFKSLTRALKTSTKSTIIQLGVGTYHPPSSEVFPLVIPAGVIVVGNEASKGAGIVILGSGTYQSPSFGEQNITLLLLGDASLRGITVTNTTAKGTGVWIESTAPTLSNNTFINCAREGIFTTGSAKPAILDNVFVQNAAGGLVMARNSKGEVLRNTFQKNALGIAISDFAAPLVANNTLSSNKTAIALSRDARPVLRQNLITKNTEGGLLVNGNAIPDLGSIQDPADNIFRDNNQFDLQNVTSQQLVSIGNQLNPTLVRGAVDFLAATADTPSRISVSTSFPDLGGHWAVAFVEALVSKGLISGFPDGKFGPEAPITRAQYAAIIAKTFQLPVKRQTSNFTDVKSDFWANSAILSAASMGFISGFPDGTFRPGQNLTKIQAIVSIVNGLNLTGGNPNVLTVYSDRAQIPSYATNAVAIATQKLLVVNYPDSEQLEPMRDITRAEVAALIYQALIASGKEKAIASPYIVSPDTDLPSFNDLKGHWAELFIRALISMGLTSGFADGSYQPDKPMTRAQYAALVSVALNPTPKRPAPEFTDVAKDFWAAKAIQIAANGGFVSGFSDGTFRPDQNVQRLQVLVSLVNGLALPAADSDRLLTYSDRNTIPEYAKKAIVTATQQKIVVSYPDPQQLSPVREATRAEVAAMVYQALVAINRTPAINSPYIVLPTIN
- a CDS encoding GNAT family N-acetyltransferase; translated protein: MTYRVVTQLTENQISELVDLYKNEFWSQKRQYQDVVKMLAASDITIGLVDESEQLIGFTRVLTDFVYRATIYDVIIKPTHRKIGLGAKLLDVVINHPQLSAVEQLALYCLPEMIPFYERWDFTTKVGELQLMYRGKKLSGEV
- a CDS encoding LysR family transcriptional regulator, translated to MKLSQLRAVVAVADRGNFSEAALELELSQPAISHAIATLEEELGVSLFVRGRHGAVLTPAGERILHHARQALRNLEMMQQEANLHKGLHGGHVRVAAFRSVATHLLPKAIAQFHNQFPEVSVTIIECFAYLDVEQCLREGRADIGITYLPTSDEFEVWEILRDEYVALLPPTAKISGEKITWEDIAVYSPVLLSCLPCGRPLHHHLKQIAHFMNTASNIQEDSTVVSLVNQGLRSAILPRLAAVPIPQEVQVYSLPVPLERVMGVVVLSNALHVPAVFTFLEMLRKFDFYSLAKSTF